The DNA region AAGTCCTCGGGCGTGGTGCGCATCCTCAAGGACCTCGATGAGAGCCTCGAGGGGCGCAACGTGCTGGTCGTCGAGGACATCCTCGACACGGGACTCACGCTCAAGTACCTGCTGAAGAACCTCGCGAGCCGCGGGCCGAAGTCGCTCGAGGTCGTGGCGCTCATGAGCAAGAAGGACAAGCAGCGGGTACCTATCGACTGCCGGTACGTCGGCTTCGAGGTGCCCGACGAGTTCGTCGTGGGCTACGGCCTCGACTTCTCCGAGAACTACCGCAACCTGCCCTATGTGGGAGTGCTCAAGCCGGAGATCCACGGCGCGTGAGAGCGCCGACGCTCGCGAAAGGGATCGCGTGAACAAGAACGTACGCACCGCACTGCTCTACCTGCTGCTCATCGCCATGGCGGCCTTCTTCGTGAGCCGCTTCGCGCAGGTCGGCACGCCCGCGCCCGCCGAGATTCAGACCGCTGCGGTCCAGCAGGCGCTGTCCGAGGGGCGCATCGTCGAACTGGCCGCGAAGGCCAAGGAAGGCCGGATGAGCGGCGTCTGGTACCCGGATGCCGCCGCCAAGGCCAAGGGCGAGGCCGGCCAGCAGGCGTTCGTCTCCACGTACGCCGGTGACGAGGCGTTCTACGCGTCGTTGCAGGCCGCGAAGGTCAAGTACCCCAGCCTCAAGTACGAGGTCGACCTGTCCGAGTCGGTCCCATGGGGCACGATCCTGCTGCAGCTGCTGCCGTTCGTCGCGCTCGTCTTCTTCCTGTTCTTCTTCATGCAGCAGTTCCAGGGCGGCAACTCCAAGATCATGTCGTTCGGCAAGGCCAAGGCCAAGCGCATGACCCGCGACCAGCCGCGCATCACCTTCAAGGACGTCGCGGGCTGCGACGAGGCGGTCGAGGAGCTCGAGGAGATCAAAGAGTACCTCGCGAACCCGGGCAAGTTCCAGGCGCTCGGCGCGAAGATCCCCAAGGGCGTCCTGCTCGTCGGACCTCCGGGCACCGGCAAGACGCTGCTCGCGCGCGCGGTCGCCGGCGAGGCGGCGGTGCCGTTCTTCTCGATCTCGGGTTCCGACTTCGTCGAGATGTTCGTGGGCGTGGGCGCGTCCCGCGT from Actinomycetota bacterium includes:
- a CDS encoding hypoxanthine phosphoribosyltransferase gives rise to the protein KSSGVVRILKDLDESLEGRNVLVVEDILDTGLTLKYLLKNLASRGPKSLEVVALMSKKDKQRVPIDCRYVGFEVPDEFVVGYGLDFSENYRNLPYVGVLKPEIHGA